Genomic window (Microbacterium oxydans):
GTCATCCCCGACTGCGCGCGGAGCCAGTCGAGCAGGTCCCGCGGCTCCCGCGGCATCTCGGAGTAGTACGGACGGTATCGATCCGCCAGGTACGGCGTCGGCGGTTCGTCACCTCCCACGGCGAGGTACTCGCCCGCCGGGAGTGTCTCGATCGTGCCACGTTCACGAATCGCGGAGTCGGGCGAGGACGACCATTCCCGTGCCGCCTCCGCGCCACGGGACCCGAAGGAGTCCACGACCTCGGAGAAGCCCCAGTCGTAGAACCAGTCGCCGGCTCGGTCGGCCGGGACGTAGAGCACGCGCGTGTCGCGCTCCAGCACGGCGGCGTCGCCGCCGTCGCGCGAGGCGTTGAACGCGAACGTGTTCTCGTCATCGTCATCGGCCCAATCGGCCTTCCAGAAATGGAGGTGCTCGCCGACGGTCTCGATCCGCAGGTACTGCCCGGGGAGGAGTGTCGTGTCCTGCGCGTCGAACGTCACCGCGGACGCCCGCTCCAGCACCTCCGCCGCCGCGGCATCGGGCGCGGCGGGCGGCGCGAGCACCGAACCGGCCACGATCGCGGTCACCGCCGCCCCGGCGACGAGACCACCGATGCCGATCCCGGCCCAGGTCCGTCGTCGCGAAAGACGCGCTCGCTCCGGGCGCGCACTCCCCGCCATCTCCCTCGTCAGCACCCGCCGCGCCGCGAGCACGGTGTCGTCATCCACACGGGACTCGTCGATCCCGATCTCACGAACTTGTTCCATAAGCTGCATCGCTCTCCTCCTTCGCCATCCATGTCAGTCGGGCCGCTCCGTGCGAGCCGGGCGGTGCGAGCTTGCGACGAACGCGATTCAGCCGGGATCGAACGGTTCCGACCGGCACACCCAGCGCGGTGGCGATCTGCTCGTACGTGAGATCACCCCATGCATGCAGCAGCAGCGTGTCCCGATCTCTCGCCGCGAGGGCCGCGATCCGCGGAGCCAGAGCCCGTATGGCGGCGTCGGCGTCGAGTCGCGAATCGGAAGCGACCTGAGGAGCCTCTCCCGCGACCTCCTCCGCCGATGCCGAGGCCTCGAACGCCCGCCACTGTCGCGCTTCCGCGGCTCGATGGCTCTTCACCACCCTGGTCGCGATGCCGAGCAGCCAGGGCCGCGCCGACTCCGTCTCGAGGTCGAAGGACGCGCGCCGCCGGAAGGCGACGAGGAACGTCTCGCTCAGGACGTCGTCGACGGCGTCCGCGCCGACACGTCGCCGGATGTAGCCGCCGACGGGTCGGACGTGCCGCTCGAAGATCTCGGAGAAGACTCCGGGCTCGTCGAGCGACCGCTGGATGATCTCGCTGTCCGTGCTCACACTGAGTATTGAGTCGAATCGTGAAAACGGTTCACGCTTTCTTCGGCGCCGTCCGCGACGGGCTCAGATCGAGCCGCATCAGCACGCGCGGGAAGCCGTCGAGCACCGACCCGGTGTCGGCCGCCTTCACGAAACCGGCGCTCTCGAACAGCGACCGCGTGCCGACGTAGGCCATGGTCAGGTTCACCCTCTCCCCGCCGTTGTCGACCGGGTAGCCCTCGATCGCCGGGGCACCTCTCTCCCGCGCGTAGGCCACCGCTCCCTCGATCAGCGCGTGGGAGATGCCCTGCTTGCGGTGTCCGGGACGCACCCGGAAGCACCACAGCGACCACACATCGAGGTCGTCGACGGCGGGGATCAGCAGATTGCGCGCGAAACTCGTGTCGCTCCGCGGGTGCAGAGCCGCCCAGCCGACCGGTTCGTCGTCGAGATACGCGATGACGCCGGGCGGAGGATCCTGATGGCACAGCTCACGCACACGGTCGGCACGCTCCTGCCCCTTCAGCGCCACGTTCTCCTTGCTGCCGATGCGATAGCTCAGGCAGAAGCACACGTTCGACGTCGGCTTCTTCGGCCCGACGAGCGTCGCGACGTCGTCGAACACGGTCGCAGGACGAACCTCGATGGTCATGCGCCCAGTGTCGCGCACATGTCCGACATCGTGCGGGAGAAGCGCGAGCTACTCGCCGCGCAGCACGTCGAGGGCGTGACGGAAGTCCTCGGGATACGGGGACTCGAACTGCACCCAGTCCCCCGTGGTCGGGTGGGCGAACGCCAGCTGGTGCGCGTGCAGCCACTGCCGGGTGAGGCCGAGCCGGGCCGACATGGTCGGATCGGCTCCGTAGAGCGGGTCGCCGACGCAGGGATGCCGGTGCGCCGCCATGTGCACGCGGATCTGGTGCGTGCGGCCGGTCTCGAGATGGATCTCGAGCAGCGACGCCCCCGGGAATGCCTCGAGCGTCTCGTAGTGCGTGACCGACGGCTTTCCGTCCGGGACGACGGCGAACTTCCAGGAGTGGTTCGGGTGGCGCCCGATCGGCGCGTCGATCGTCCCCGCCAGGGGGTCGGGGTGCCCCTGCACGACCGCGTGGTAGATCTTCTCGACCGTACGGTCCTTGAAAGCCTGCTTCAACACCGTGTAGGCGTGTTCGGACTTCGCGACCACCATCAGCCCACTGGTGCCGACGTCGAGCCGATGCACGACGCCCTGACGCTCCGGGGCACCGCTGGTGGCGACGCGGAAACCCGCTGCGGCGAGGGCGCCGACGACCGTGGGGCCCTCCCAGCCGACCGAGGGATGTGCGGCGACGCCCGTCGGCTTGTCTACCACGACGATGTCGTCGTCGTCGTACACGATGCCGAGCTCCGGCACCGCGATCGGGACGATCTTCGGCGCCTCCTTCGGCTGCCATTCCACGTCGAGCCATCCACCGCCGCGCAGGCGGTCGGACTTGTCGAGCGTCACACCGTCCAGTCGCACCCCGCCGGCCGCGGCGACATCGGCCGCGAACGTGCGGGAGAAGCCCATGAGCTTCGCCAGGGCTGCGTCGACGCGGGTGCCGTCCAAGCCGTCAGGGACGGGGAGGGAACGCGACTCCACGGTCAGCGACCCTCCGATGCGGGGGCCGCATCCTCCGAAGGCGCGTCGTCATCGTGAGCGGCGTCAACGGAAGACACGTCTTCCGCGTCCACCTCATCCGCATCCGTCTCCGTCGCGACCACGGCCGCCTCCGCGGCAGCCTCGGCTTCTTCGTCGGTCTCGACGACGGCGTGGTCACGCTCGCGGGTGCCGTCGAAGCGCAGTCCGAAGACCACGAGCAGCGCGACCGAGATCATGCCGGTCACGATGAAGATGTCCGCGACGTTGAAGATCGCCGGCATCATCCACGGCATGGAGATCATGTCGACCACGTGACCGACCGGGAATCCGGGCTCGCGGAAGAGGCGATCGCTGAGGTTGCCCAGCACACCGCCGAGCAGCAGACCGAGCACCGCGGCCCAGAGGCGCGACTTGAGGCCGAACGCCTTCCAGATGATCACGCAGGCGACCACACCGAGGGCGATCGTGAAGATCCACGTCACCTCGGAGCCGAGCGAGAACGCCGCTCCGGGATTGCGGACGTAGTACAGCTGAAGGAACTCACCGAGGACCGGGACCGGCTTCTGCAACGGCAGATTCTCGATCGTGAGGTACTTCACAAACTGATCGGCGGCCAGCACGATCGCTGCGAGAATCGCAACGATCGCACCGGCCGCCGACCGACGAAGGGGACGGCGTCCTGACAAGAGGGCGCCTTACAGACCGATCGCGGAGACGGGCGTGGAGTCCGTGGACGCCGACTTCTCGTCGAGCTCGCGGAGCTGGCCCTCGATGTAGCCTCGCAGCTGCGTGCGGTAGTCGCGCTCGAAGTTGCGGAGTTCGGTGATACGGGCCTCGAGCGTGTTGCGCTCGCGCTCCAGACGGGCCGATTCCTCGCGCTGCTTGGCCTCGGCCTCGGTGCGGATGCGGGCGACCTCGGTCTCGGCCTCGGCGATGAGCGCGTTGCGCTTCGCCTCACCCTCGGCGACGTGCTCGTCGTGCAGACGCTGCGCGAGCTCGATGATGCCGGCGGTCGCGGTGGCGGAGCCGGTCGGCGCGGGCTCGGCGGGAACCTCGGCGACGGGCGCGGGAGCCTCCGGCGCGGGAGCGGCGACGGGCTCGGCGGCGGCGGGAGTCGCACCGGACTCGTACGCGGCCAGCTTGGCCTTCAGCTCGACGTTCTCCTCGAGAGCCTTGCGCCACTCGATGACGATCTCGTCGAGGAAGTCGTCCACCTCGTCCGGGTCGAAGCCGTCCTTGAAGCGGACGTGCTGGAACTGCTTGGTGACGACGTCATCCGGGGTAAGTGCCATGAGTGGCTCCTCTTTCGATGAGTTCGAATGCCAGTATCGATGTATGGCGTGGTCGTGATGTGGCGCGAACCCGGGGCGCGCACCTGGGTGCCAGCATAGCCCCCGCGCATTGGCGCCGCGATGTCACGACACCCAGAGTCAGCGAAGTCGGTGCTGCCGTCACCGCCGATTCCCGCGGAGTTCAGCGCACGAAGAGTCGCACGATGTTCATCAGGATCAGGACGACCAGCAGAGTCAGCGTGAACCCGAAGTCGAGGGACAGCGAACCGATCCGCAGCGGCGGGATGAGCCGCCGGAAGAACCGGATCGGCGGATCGGTGACGACGTAGACCGCCTCAGCGGCGACCAGACCGAAGCCCTTCGGACGCCACTCCCGATTGAACATCGGGATGTAGTCCAGGATGAGGCGCGCGAACAGCACGAAGATGTAGAGCAGCAGCACCAGGTGAACGATGCTGGCGATGACCGAGACCAGCTGCACGGGTTACGACTGGTCGAAGCCCGCAGACTCGGCGTCTGCGTGTGCGATGCCCCCGTGCCCCGAGACGGCGATGTTCTCCGGAGAGAGCAGGAACACCTTGGAGGTCACCCGCTCGATACGGCCGTAGAGGCCGAGGGAGAGTCCGCTCGCGAAGTCGATGAGACGGCGCGCGTCGGCGTCGCTCATCTGGGAGAGGTTGATGATGACCGGGATGCCCTCGCGGAAGCTCTCCGCGATCAGCTGCGCGTCGCGGTACTGCTTCGGGTGGACGGTGAGGATCTCGTTCACGGCTCCTGCAGACGGCTGGCGGACGGCGACGGGGCGGCGGAGAGGCGTGACGGGAGCCGGAGCCGGCTCCTCGCGCTCACGGTCGCGCTCGCGGTGGGCGCGGACCGGAGCCTGCGTCTCCTCCTCGTAGACCTCTTCCTCGTCGGCGAGGCCGAGATACACCATGGTCTTCTTCAGCGGGTTACCCATCGTGTCCTCCGGTTCGAACGTTTGGGGCTGGTCTTTTCACAGGTTAACCCCGGTCGGGCCGGGGTCCGGTGATTGCGGAGCCGATCCGCAGGTGTGTCGCGCCGGCGGCGATCGCCTCGACGAAGTCGCCGGTCATCCCGGCGGAGATCCACGAGGCCGACGGCTCGACGGCGCGGACGGCGTCGGCCACGGTCCTCAGACGCGCGAACGCGGCGGCGGGCTCCTCATCGAGTGGAGCCACCGCCATCACGCCCCGCAGCCGGAGCGACGGCAGCGTGAGCACGTGCTCCGCCAGTGCGGCGGCCTCGACGGGAGCGACTCCCCCGCGGCCGGGGTCGTCGGTGAGGTTGATCTGCACGAGGACGTCGAGGACGTCGTCACCGTCGGCTGCGCGGTGCAGCGCATCCGCGAAGCGGGAGCGGTCGACCGAGTGCACGACGTCGGCGCTGCGACGGATCGCGGCGGCCTTGTTCGTCTGCCCCTGCCCGATGAAGTGCCAGCGGAGGTCGAGGGCCGAGAGCTCCGACTCCTTCGCCGACAGCTCCTGCTGTCGGTTCTCGCCGACGTCCTGCACACCGAGCGCATGCAGATCGCGCACGAGGGACGCCGGGTGGAACTTCGTCACCACGATCCGGGTGATCTCCCCCGGGTCCCTCGCCACGGCACGAGCGGCGGCCGCGATGCGCTCATCGATCGCGGTCAACCGCTCGGCCAGGCCGGATGGCGCCTGGCCGTCGACCGTCGAGGTCACTTCAGGAATTCGGGGATGTCGATGTCGTCGTCCGCGAAGGCCGGCTCGATGCTGGTGGTCGGAACGCGCTGCTGCACGGGCTCGGCCTGCACCGACTCGGTCTTCGACTCCGTCTCGTCGGGCAGCGCGACCTCGGGAAGCGTCGCCGCCGACGGCCGCGACACGACCATGGGGTCCAGTCGCAGCGAGGGCTCTCCGCCATCGAAGCCTGCCGCGATCACGGTCACGCGCACCTCGTCGCCGAGGGTGTCGTCGATGACCGTACCGAAGATGATGTTGGCCTCGGGGTGCGCCGCCTCCTTGACGAGGTCGGCCGCGTCGTGGATCTCGAAGATGCCGAGGTTCGATCCACCCTGGATCGAGAGCAGCACACCGTGCGCACCCTCGATGGATGCTTCGAGGAGCGGCGACTCGACGGCCAGCTCCGCGGCCTTGATGGCACGGTCGGCGCCCCGGGCGGAGCCGATGCCCATGAGCGCGGAACCCGCGCCCTGCATGACCGACTTCACGTCGGCGAAGTCGAGGTTGATGAGACCCGGGGTCGTGATGAGGTCCGTGATGCCCTGGACACCGGCGAGGAGGACCTGGTCGGCGGTCGCGAAGGCCTCGATCATCGAGATGCCGCGGTCGCTGATCTCGAGGAGACGGTCGTTCGGCACCACGATGAGGGTGTCGACCTCTTCCTTCAGCTTGGCGACGCCCGCCTCGGCCTGGCTCTGGCGGCGACGACCCTCGAAGGAGAACGGCTTGGTGACGACGCCGATCGTGAGGGCGCCGATGGACTTGGCGATGCGGGCGACGACGGGAGCGCCACCGGTACCGGTTCCACCGCCCTCGCCGGCCGTCACGAAGACCATGTCGGCACCGGTCAGGGCCTGCTCGATCTCCTCGGCGTGGTCCTCCGCGGCGCGGCGACCCACCTCGGGGTCGGCACCGGCACCGAGGCCGCGCGTGAGCTCACGGCCCACGTCGAGCTTGACGTCGGCGTCGCTCATCAGCAGCGCCTGCGCGTCGGTGTTGACGGCGATGAACTCGACTCCGCGGAGACCGAGATCGATCATGCGGTTGACGGCGTTGACGCCGCCACCGCCGACGCCGACGACCTTGATCACGGCGAGGTAGTTCTGGTTCTGGCTCATGGCCGGCCTCCGATTATTCGAGCCTGGAAAAAGGATGAACCTTAAACCTCAACTAGAGGTGTAAAGTATTTCCCGGTATTGCGTTCTCTGTGATCGACGGTAAGCGCCGCCTGGCCTGGCGCGCGCCAGGACGCGGGCGTGTCGCGCCATTCCCCCGCGAAAGCGGTCAGCCGACGACGGCGACGTGCGGAGACGTGACGTCGATCGATGCCGCGTTCGGATTCTTCACCATCGCCGCGGACAGGACGATCGCCTTGAGCGCCGACTGCTCCGCGCTCCCCCACACCACGGTCATGCCGCTGCGGAGGGTCAGGGTCACGTCATCGGGCGTGGTCGCGCGCACACCCGTCAGCACCGTGCGGACCTCGGCCGGCAGCGAGCGGACCACGAGACCGGCTCCTCGGAACGCGGCCGAATCGACGCCGCCGGTGACCTCGATCACCGGCTGGCCCGCGGGCGGTTCCGCGGTGGTCGAGAGCGCGACGCCGGCGGCGTCCACGAGCGTGTAGCCGGCATCCGATCGGATCACGCCGACCGGGGTGCGCTCGACGATCCGCACCGTGAGATCGTGCGGCGGGCGCGCTTCCAGCGAGTACGTCTCGATGAGCGGGAACTTGAGCAGCGCGGCCTTCACCTCGCTGGTGTCGACGAGGGCGAGAGGGGTGCCCATCTGCGCGTCCAGCGCGGCCTCGATCGCGGAGGCGTCGAGGCTCGTCGCGCCGACCACGGTGATCTTCTGGACGGCGAACAGCGGACTGTACGCCGCGACCACGCTTCCGCCGATCAGCAGGACCACGGCCCCGATGGCGCTGAGCCAGACGATCCGGCGACGCCGGGAGCGCTGCGTGAAGCGACGGATCTCGGCGCGAAGAGCCTTGCGCCGGGCGCGCGCGGCACGCCACACGTCCATCGTGGACGTCGACTGCGGTTCCTCCCCGGCGTCCGCCACCGATCCATCGGGTGCGGCGCCACCCGGTGTCGGGTCATCCGGCGCCGGGAGGGTCTCCTCGGAACGGACGTCCCGTCGCCGCGGACGTGCGGGAGGCTCCGGCGCGGCGTCCTTCTCCCCCGGCCTGTCCGGGGTGGTCGGAAGCGGTGCGGGCCGGCGCATCGGCTACGCCTCGTCGGTCCGGCGCAGCGACTCCAGGACCTGCGGGATGATCTGGTACACGTTGCCGCAGCCGAGCGTGACGACGAAGTCGCCGTCGCGGGCGACCGAGGCCGTGTAGTCGGCGGCCTGCTGCCAGTCCGCGACGTAGTGCACGTGCGAGGGATCGCGGAACGCGCCGCTGACCAGCTCGCCCGTGACACCGGGGACCGGGTCTTCACGCGCACCGTAGACGTCGAGCATCACGGTGTGATCCGCGAACTCCTCGAGCACGTCGGCGAACTCCTGATACATGTGCTGCGTGCGGGAGTAGGTGTGCGGCTGCTGGATCGCGATGAGACGCCCCGATCCGGCGATGCTGCGCATGGCCTCGAGCGCCGCCCGCACCTCGGTCGGGTGGTGCGAGTAGTCGTCGTACACCGTGACACCGCGCTCGACACCGTGCTGCTCCAGGCGGCGGACGGTCCCAGCGAAACCCTCGACCGCGCGCACGGCGTCGACGAGCGAGTAGCCCAGCGCGCGCAGCACCGTGACGACACCCGCCGCGTTGATGGCGTTGTGCACACCGGGGACGGCGAGCTGCATCCGCGCGCTCTCGTCGCCGTGGGTGACGGTCGCGGCGACCGGGCCGGCGGCGACGATGTCGGTGACCCGCACGTCGGCATCGTCGGCCTGACCGAAGGTGAGCACGTGGGGGTGCGAGAGACCGGCACCGACGCGGAGGGCGCCCGCGTCGTCGCTCGAGATGACGACCGCCTCGGTCGCGGCGTCGGCGAAACGCACGAACGCGTCGTGGAAGGCCTCGTCCGAGCCGTAGTGGTCCAGGTGATCCGGGTCGACGTTGGTGATCAGCGCGACCGCCGTGTCGTAGAGGAGGAACGTGCCGTCGGACTCGTCCGCCTCGACCACGAACAGATCGCCGGAGCCCGTGGCGCTGGACGTGCCGAGCTGCTCGATCACGCCGCCGTTGACGAAGTGGGGGTCGGCTCCGAGCTCGCGCAGCGCGGTGACGATCATGCCCGTCGAGGTGGTCTTGCCATGGGCGCCGGCGACCGACACCAGACGACGGGAACCGATGAGCCAGTGCAGCGCCTGCGAGCGATGGATCACGTGGAGCCCCCGCGCCTTCGCCGTGACGAACTCGGGGTTCTCCGGCCAGATCGCTCCGGTGTGCACGACGGTGTCGGCATCACCGAGGTAGGCGGCGTCGTGGCCGACGTGCACCGTCGCCCCCGCCGCGGCCAGCGCGCGCAGGTTGTCGCTGTCGGCGCGGTCGCTGCCGGAGACGCGGATGCCGGCGTCGAGGAACATCTTCGCGAGTCCGCTCATCCCGGAGCCGCCGATGCCGATGAAGTGCGCGGAGGTGATCGTCTCGGGGATGGGGAGGGAGAGGTCGGGTCTGATCATGTCCGCTTCAGTCTACTTTTCGTTCGTCGGATCGACCGTGTCACGCCGCGCGCAGGGCGCGGTCGATCAGGGTGATCACGTTCTCGGTTCCGGTGCGGGTGCCGGCCGTCTCGGCGGCGGCGGCCATCCGCGCGATCCGCTCGCGATCTCCCAGCAGCGGAACGACGATGCGGCGCACGGCGTCGCCGTCGAAGGTCGCGTCGTCGAGGAGTTCCGCCGCGCCCGCCCTCACGGCCGACGCCGCGTTCAGCCGCTGTTCGCCGTTGCCGACCGAGTACGGCACGTAGAGGGCCGGGATGCCGAGCGCGCTGATCTCGCTCACCGTCGCCGAGCCGGAACGGGAGACGATCAGGTCGGCCAGGGCGAAGGCGAGATCCATGCGATCGATGTAGCGGTGCAGGGAGTAGCCCTCGACACCCGGGTCCGCGAGGTCGCTGCGCTCCCCCGTCACGTGCAGGAGCTGCCATCCGGCGTCGAGGATGTCGCGCCAGGAATCGGCGAGAGCCTCGTTGAGACGCTGCGCGCCGAGCGATCCGCCGAAGACGAGCAGCACGGGCCGCTCGGCATCCAGTCCGAAGTACTCCGCCGCTTCCGCCCGCGTCGCGACGCGATCGAGCGCGATGACCTCCTGGCGCAGGGGCATGCCGACGACCTCGCTGCCACGCAGCGGCGTGCCCTCGAAGGCCACGCCCACGGCGGCGGCTCGGCGGGCGCCGAGCACGTTGGCGAGACCCGGCTTGGCGTTGGCCTCGTGCACCACGAACGGGACCCCCTCGCGACGGGCTGCCACGTAGGCGGGTGCCGAGGCGTATCCCCCGAAGCCGACGACCACGTCGACCCCGTTCCGGCGGATGTGCTCGCGCACCTGGGCGATGGCCCGACGGAACTTCATCGGGAACGCGGCGGCCTGCCGGTTCGGCCGCCGCGGGAACGGGACCTTGTCGACGACGAGCAGCTCGTACCCGCGGGCGGGGACGAGACGCGACTCCAGTCCCTCGGCCGTGCCGAGCACGAGGACGGAGGCGTCGGCATCGCGTTCGCGGAGGGCATCCGCGACGGCGAGCAGGGGGTTCACATGACCGGCGGTGCCACCGCCGGCGAGGAGATACGAGGTCACCTGGCGACCCTACCCCGCTCGGCTGACTGCTTCTCGACGACCGGAATCGTGCGGGCGAAGGCGAGGAGGACACCGCACGCGATGAGCACGGCCAACAGCGCTGTGCCACCCTGCGACATGAACGGGAGGGGGACGCCCATCACCGGGAAGATGCCGATCACCACGCCGATGTTCATCACGGCCTGGCCGACGATCCACACCGTGATGCCGCCGGCGGCGACGCGGATGAAGGGATCCGGCGTCTTGCGGATGATGTGGAAGGCGCCGATCGTGAAGAACGTGAACAGGGCGAGCACGACGATGCAGCCGATCAGCCCCAGTTCCTCACCCACGATCGCGAAGATGAAGTCGTTGCCCGCCGCGGGCAGCCAGCCGTACTTCTCCTGCGAGTTGCCGAGGCCGAGGCCGAAGATGCCGCCGGATGCCATGCCCCAGATGCCGTGGATCGACTGGTAGCAGTCCGTGTCGTAGAGCGCCATGTTGTCGCAGGTCGCCGTGATGCGCCGCATCCGGTCCTGACTCGACAGCGCGTAGGCGAGCACGGCGACGATGCCGATCACGAGCGGGAGGATGAACAGCCGGAGCTTGACCCCGGAGAAGAACAGGCAGCCCAGCAGGATCAGGACCAGTACCATCGCCGTGCCGAGGTCATGCCCGGCGAGCACCGTGCCGATCGCCAGCGCGCCGACCGGGATCACGGGGATGAACACGTGGTGCCAGGTGCCGAGCATGGCCTGCTTGCGCAGCAGCACGGCGGCGATCCACAGGGCGAGCGCGAGCTTGAGGAACTCGGAGGGCTGCAGGGTGAATCCGGCGATCAGGATCCAGTTCCGGTTGCCGCCGTCGGCGATTCCCAGGGGTGTGAACACGAGCAGCTGGAGGGCGACGGCGCCGAAGAGGGCCGGCCACGCCATCTTCTTCAGGAACGCCACCGGCATGCGGCTGATCAGGAACATCAACGGGATGCCGACCAGCGCGAACATCCCCTGACGGAGCACTCCGCCCATCGGGTCCTGTCCGCTCGCGACGGCGGTCGCGCTCGTGGCGGACAGCACCATGACCAGACCGAAGAGGGTCAGCAGCAGAGCGGTCGAGGCGATGAGGAGGAACTCCATCGACACCGGTGTGAACCGGCGCCCGAGGGAGACCCGGGCCGCGAGACCGCCCGACTCAGACCGCGGAGGGCGGGATACCTGCGTCATCGGCGCTCCCCCGGTCGATCCAGTCCCGCACCGCCTCGGCGAAGCGGTGTCCTCGATCCGCGTAACTCGAGAACTGGTCGAAGGAAGCCGCCGCGGGGGCCAGCAGGACTGTGCCCTCGCCGTCGACGATCCCCGACGCGATCTCCACGACACGGTTCATGACCTGTCCAGTCTCGCCAGCATCCACCTCGAACACCGGTACCGCCGGCGCGTGTCGCCGGAATGCCGCGACGACGGCCGTGCGATCGATCCCGATCACGACGGCGGCCGTGGCCGTCGCGCCCACGTCGGCGACGAGATCGGCGATGTCGACGCCCTTGAGATCTCCACCGACGACCCAGACGGCGCCCGGGTAGGCGCGCAGCGAGGAGGCGGCGGCGTGCGGGTTCGTGGCCTTCGAGTCGTCGACCCAGGTGATGCCGGCGTGCCGGGCGATCACCTGGATGCGGTGCGCGTCCAGCTGGAAGGACTGCAGCGCGGAGTGGATGGCCTCCGGCTCGACGCCGAGCGAGCGAGCGAGGGCGCTCGCGGCGAGGATGTTCTGCACGATGTGCGGGGCGGCGAGCCCGGCGGCGTCCAGATCGGCGACCGTGGTCAGTTCGAGGGCGCTGCGGGCACGATCGTCGAGGAAGGCGCGGTCGACGAGCAGCCCCTCCACGATGCCGAGGTCGCTGGGCCCGGGGATGCCGAGGTCGAAGCCGATGGCGCGGGCGCCCTCGACGACCTCCGCTTCCTCGACCATCTGCCGCGTGGCCTCGTCGTCCTTGTTGTAGACGCAGGCGACACGCGTGTTCCGGTAGACCAGGGCCTTCGCGTCGCGGTACGCCTGCGCGCTGCCGTGCCACACGAGGTGATCGTCGGCGAGGTTGAGGCACACGGACGCGTAGGGGAACAGCTCGCCCTCCGGACGGGACTGGCCCAGGTACCAGAGCTGATGGCTGGAGAGCTCCACCACCAGGACGTCGAACCCTGCGGGATCGCGCACCGCGTCGAGCACGGGCACGCCGATGTTGCCGCACGGAGCCGCCCGCAGCCCACCCGCCACGAGCAGCGAGGCCGTGAGCTGGGTGGTGGTCGTCTTCCCGTTGGTCC
Coding sequences:
- the murC gene encoding UDP-N-acetylmuramate--L-alanine ligase, producing the protein MIRPDLSLPIPETITSAHFIGIGGSGMSGLAKMFLDAGIRVSGSDRADSDNLRALAAAGATVHVGHDAAYLGDADTVVHTGAIWPENPEFVTAKARGLHVIHRSQALHWLIGSRRLVSVAGAHGKTTSTGMIVTALRELGADPHFVNGGVIEQLGTSSATGSGDLFVVEADESDGTFLLYDTAVALITNVDPDHLDHYGSDEAFHDAFVRFADAATEAVVISSDDAGALRVGAGLSHPHVLTFGQADDADVRVTDIVAAGPVAATVTHGDESARMQLAVPGVHNAINAAGVVTVLRALGYSLVDAVRAVEGFAGTVRRLEQHGVERGVTVYDDYSHHPTEVRAALEAMRSIAGSGRLIAIQQPHTYSRTQHMYQEFADVLEEFADHTVMLDVYGAREDPVPGVTGELVSGAFRDPSHVHYVADWQQAADYTASVARDGDFVVTLGCGNVYQIIPQVLESLRRTDEA
- a CDS encoding UDP-N-acetylglucosamine--N-acetylmuramyl-(pentapeptide) pyrophosphoryl-undecaprenol N-acetylglucosamine transferase; this encodes MTSYLLAGGGTAGHVNPLLAVADALRERDADASVLVLGTAEGLESRLVPARGYELLVVDKVPFPRRPNRQAAAFPMKFRRAIAQVREHIRRNGVDVVVGFGGYASAPAYVAARREGVPFVVHEANAKPGLANVLGARRAAAVGVAFEGTPLRGSEVVGMPLRQEVIALDRVATRAEAAEYFGLDAERPVLLVFGGSLGAQRLNEALADSWRDILDAGWQLLHVTGERSDLADPGVEGYSLHRYIDRMDLAFALADLIVSRSGSATVSEISALGIPALYVPYSVGNGEQRLNAASAVRAGAAELLDDATFDGDAVRRIVVPLLGDRERIARMAAAAETAGTRTGTENVITLIDRALRAA
- the ftsW gene encoding putative lipid II flippase FtsW; protein product: MTQVSRPPRSESGGLAARVSLGRRFTPVSMEFLLIASTALLLTLFGLVMVLSATSATAVASGQDPMGGVLRQGMFALVGIPLMFLISRMPVAFLKKMAWPALFGAVALQLLVFTPLGIADGGNRNWILIAGFTLQPSEFLKLALALWIAAVLLRKQAMLGTWHHVFIPVIPVGALAIGTVLAGHDLGTAMVLVLILLGCLFFSGVKLRLFILPLVIGIVAVLAYALSSQDRMRRITATCDNMALYDTDCYQSIHGIWGMASGGIFGLGLGNSQEKYGWLPAAGNDFIFAIVGEELGLIGCIVVLALFTFFTIGAFHIIRKTPDPFIRVAAGGITVWIVGQAVMNIGVVIGIFPVMGVPLPFMSQGGTALLAVLIACGVLLAFARTIPVVEKQSAERGRVAR
- the murD gene encoding UDP-N-acetylmuramoyl-L-alanine--D-glutamate ligase, giving the protein MSTDRLTGLTSWNADWRGLRVAVLGLSMTGFSVADTLTELGADVLVLSESAEEEYERLLPVIGARLELGGLSEVPAALVDFDPEVVIASPGFSPSHPLIRWAQENGVAIWGDIELAWRVRDKVLRSDGTPADWVLITGTNGKTTTTQLTASLLVAGGLRAAPCGNIGVPVLDAVRDPAGFDVLVVELSSHQLWYLGQSRPEGELFPYASVCLNLADDHLVWHGSAQAYRDAKALVYRNTRVACVYNKDDEATRQMVEEAEVVEGARAIGFDLGIPGPSDLGIVEGLLVDRAFLDDRARSALELTTVADLDAAGLAAPHIVQNILAASALARSLGVEPEAIHSALQSFQLDAHRIQVIARHAGITWVDDSKATNPHAAASSLRAYPGAVWVVGGDLKGVDIADLVADVGATATAAVVIGIDRTAVVAAFRRHAPAVPVFEVDAGETGQVMNRVVEIASGIVDGEGTVLLAPAAASFDQFSSYADRGHRFAEAVRDWIDRGSADDAGIPPSAV